One part of the Eucalyptus grandis isolate ANBG69807.140 chromosome 10, ASM1654582v1, whole genome shotgun sequence genome encodes these proteins:
- the LOC108958647 gene encoding uncharacterized protein LOC108958647 has translation MKFGQALQLFCKHAFRRDSPLEGYDRLAKKIVRRVGMLPLAVEVIASFLYCHSSVLEQHFDNRKLWEDTLKKLDDGPFTDVRDALMTSYEGLENKQKEVFLDIACFFTNKDLTYPIIMWDDCNYHPHSAISVLCLRSLIKVGQDNKFWMHDQVRDLGRHIILEEYPRKISRIWIRANTVKLLKRKERNEDVEALSLTSYGCSPDILRKNLYEPRSVKPDLSRSNIEDDRGGSSQFQRNEDVIVPNLTSDGYSRSIVPEELDALLDPRLVRPNLSRSNVKDDVVGWSQFEINEDVIVPNLTSDDCSQSIVPKELDAPPNLRLVKLDLSRSNIEDDWGGWSQFQRNENVIVPNSTSDGCNRSIVSKELDAVPNPRLVSPNLSRSNIEDDLGEWSQFQRNEEAMVPNLTFNGCSRSNVTEELDALRNPRLVRPDLLRSNIEDDGGGWSQCQTNEEAMVPNLTSNGCNRSIIPEELNALPNLRFLRVKGIDFSGDFENLVSRLCWLSWKVTHNKFYAKNFHFVSLVVLDLSRSNIENDWGGWSQFQVRLSLIIVITDQEEHCMDRESMSSFYLHQSCIHYVYWFRALLISLESRNINIFARVTKERKL, from the exons ATGAAATTTGGTCAAGCACTTCAGTTGTTTTGTAAGCACGCATTCAGAAGAGACTCTCCCCTAGAAGGATATGATCGACTTGCAAAGAAGATTGTTCGTAGAGTGGGTATGCTTCCTTTGGCTGTTGAGGTTATAGCTTCATTTCTTTATTGCCACAGCTCTGTCCTAGAGCAACATTTTGATAATCGAAAGTTATGGGAAGATACGTTGAAGAAGTTAGATGATGGCCCTTTTACAGATGTCCGAGATGCATTAATGACAAGTTATGAAGGACTggagaataagcaaaaagaaGTATTTTTGGATATAGCTTGCTTCTTCACCAACAAGGACTTAACTTATCCAATTATCATGTGGGATGACTGTAATTACCATCCTCACAGTGCAATTAGTGTCCTTTGCCTACGGTCCTTGATAAAAGTTGGACAAGATAAtaagttttggatgcatgaccaagttCGAGATCTGGGAAGGCACATCATCCTTGAAGAGTATCCTCGTAAAATTAGTAGGATTTGGATTCGTGCAAATACCGTAAAGTTACTGAAGAGAAAAGAG AGAAATGAAGATGTAGAAGCACTTAGTCTGACTTCCTATGGCTGCAGCCCAGACATTTTACGTAAAAATTTATATGAACCAAG GTCAGTCAAGCCAGATCTTTCAAGGAGCAATATCGAAGATGACAGAGGTGGAAGCAGCCAATTCCAG AGAAATGAAGATGTAATAGTACCAAACTTAACTTCCGATGGCTACAGCCGGAGCATTGTACCTGAAGAATTAGATGCTCTACTGGATCCAAG GTTAGTTAGGCCAAACCTTTCAAGGAGCAATGTCAAAGATGACGTGGTTGGATGGAGCCAATTTGAG ATCAATGAAGATGTAATAGTACCAAATTTGACCTCTGATGACTGCAGTCAGAGCATTGTGCCTAAAGAATTAGATGCTCCACCAAATTTAAG GTTAGTCAAGCTAGACCTTTCAAGGAGCAATATCGAAGATGACTGGGGTGGATGGAGCCAATTTCAG agaaatgaaaatgtaaTAGTACCAAACTCAACTTCCGATGGCTGCAACCGAAGTATTGTATCTAAAGAATTAGATGCCGTACCAAATCCAAG GTTAGTTAGTCCAAACCTTTCAAGGAGCAATATCGAAGATGACTTGGGTGAATGGAGCCAATTCCAG AGAAATGAAGAGGCAATGGTACCAAACCTGACTTTCAATGGCTGTAGCCGAAGCAATGTAACTGAAGAATTAGATGCTCTACGAAATCCAAG GTTAGTTAGACCAGACCTTTTAAGGAGCAACATAGAAGATGACGGGGGTGGATGGAGTCAATGCCAG ACAAATGAAGAGGCAATGGTACCAAACCTGACTTCCAATGGCTGCAACCGGAGCATTATACCTGAAGAATTAAATGCTCTACCAAATCTAAGGTTCCTTCGTGTTAAAGGCATTGATTTTTCTGGCGACTTTGAGAATCTTGTTTCAAGGTTATGTTGGCTTTCTTGGAAAGTGacacataataaattttatgccaagaattttcattttgttagcTTAGTCGTGCTAGACCTTTCAAGGAGCAATATTGAAAATGACTGGGGTGGATGGAGCCAATTCCAGGTACGCCTTTCTCTAATCATCGTAATAACAGACCAAGAAGAGCATTGTATGGATAGAGAGTCCATGTCTTCTTTCTATCTTCACCAATCATGCATCCACTATGTCTATTGGTTTCGTGCTCTCCTGATCTCACTCGAATCTAggaacataaatatttttgcgAGAGTAACAAAGGAGAGGAAGCTATAG